TTCATCATCACGCCGCCATTTTCACCATCGCCAATTTGGCTAACTATTGGTGGTACAAATACACTGCCAACTTGTTGTTTGGATAATGTTTTCGCTTCATAATAAGGCTGCATCTGAGCAACTAATTTCGTATCCGAACCTTGGGTTTTAATTAAAGCTGTGATGCTAATTGTTTCGCCTTGAGAATTACGGGCAATTAGACGATGTGGTAAATGTTTATAAGTGAGAGATTGGCCGGTAAGAGTTTCTACAGAATGTTCTTGAACGAGTAGCCAGCGATATCCACATTCTTTCAGTGCTTTCACAAATTCAAAGAGAGCATCAGGGTGATTTGGTAGGTGCATTTCTGGGGGCGAAAATCCTTTGACTCGCGCTAGTGCTTCCCAGCCAAAAATTGCTGCAAAGTGATGTTGCCATGCAACGATATGTAATTTTATATCTGCTATGGGTGTGGAAGGAATAACTGCATGACCCCACATTGTACCCAGCCATTCTACATAAGGTTGGTAGGTGCGATCGCAAGTGATCCGTTTAAGGTTATCGAGAACATCACCGCGTCCCATTTGCCGCAGTCCCCACAGCAGATTACCAGAGTAATCCAACATCACACGCGGATTGCAACCTTGACTCACAAGTTCGGGGATCAAGTCACCCATGCGACTGTAACAATAAGCAAAAGGATCTGCGTTGTGGTTATCCCCTTCATGGGGATGTTCAAACATATATTGCAGATTGCTGATGAGTGTACCGTCATTTCCAGCAGGTATAGTTGGCTGGTGCATGTGCAAAGCGATCGCAAATACAGCATTTACGTCTTCTAAGCGGATATTCGTTGTTGGTAAAAATACTGGTTGATCTTGGTTAACCACAGAGAGAACCTCTGTTTCCCAACCAGAAATATTCGGTAAGCCATCAATGATTTCGGGCAAAGGAGTCAGCGTTGTGGGAAAGGAAAGCATTTCTGATTGCTCCGAAACAAGGTATGTCTAATTATGCGATCGCCCAGCAATTTCTGCTCTGCAACTTTATGTATTGATGCAAACTGCGATCGTCTTGTAATCCCACAATATCTGTGTAGTTCAACAGTTGGGATATCACATTTGTATAAAAAGTATTAAAAATATACAGTAATTCTATTTAATTTTGTTGCTAGTAGTGTACATCTGTACGCCCCTATAACCGATTCATTATGTTGCAAAGATTTTTGGAAATGGTATGATACAACTCAAAATTCAGAAATTCAGATTTCATCTGGATTTCTAGGTTTGAATCTGTTTCCCTCTTTTAAATAAGCTCTAAAATCCACAGAAACTATAAATATTAAAAATTATTATTTATCAAGATAAAATTTCCTATTTTATGCTTTACGCAAATTTAATTTTAGGAGGAGTGTCATGAAACTAAAACAATTTGGAATTACATTTTTGAGTGTTTGTATTGCTGCTTTTTCGGGAATGGAAGCAGCAGAGGCGGCATCATTTTCGGTAATTGCTGATGGTCTTAATAATCCAAGGGGTTTAACTTTTGGTAATGACGGGAGTCTCTATGTCACGGAAGCAGGAACAGGTGGCAGTGGAGCTTGTGTTCCTTCACCGAGCGTTGCAAACCAATCTTTATGTTATGGCACAACTGGTGCAGTCACCAAAATTAGAAATGGTACGCAAGAACGTATACTTACAGGACTTCCTTCTTTAGCATTACCAGATGGTACTGATACTTCTGGAGCCTCAAGATATCAAATTTGATGCTACTGGCAAGCCTTATATTGCAATTGGGTATGGTTCAAATCCCACATTTCGG
This portion of the Nostoc sp. GT001 genome encodes:
- a CDS encoding glycosyl hydrolase family 57 — encoded protein: MLSFPTTLTPLPEIIDGLPNISGWETEVLSVVNQDQPVFLPTTNIRLEDVNAVFAIALHMHQPTIPAGNDGTLISNLQYMFEHPHEGDNHNADPFAYCYSRMGDLIPELVSQGCNPRVMLDYSGNLLWGLRQMGRGDVLDNLKRITCDRTYQPYVEWLGTMWGHAVIPSTPIADIKLHIVAWQHHFAAIFGWEALARVKGFSPPEMHLPNHPDALFEFVKALKECGYRWLLVQEHSVETLTGQSLTYKHLPHRLIARNSQGETISITALIKTQGSDTKLVAQMQPYYEAKTLSKQQVGSVFVPPIVSQIGDGENGGVMMNEFPSAFKQAWWDMVNNGGGKSGVVGMCGTEYLELIEAAGCKPEDYPTCQPVGQHQIWERVSPDNIQPQAVENAIQELKQTNSNFHMDGASWTNHISWVKGYENVLSPMYQLSSLFHQKFDPLQQVDSGEPVTRQSHYRNVLLHNLLLQTSCFRYWGQGAWTDHAREIYQRGENLLKTIF
- a CDS encoding ScyD/ScyE family protein, coding for MKLKQFGITFLSVCIAAFSGMEAAEAASFSVIADGLNNPRGLTFGNDGSLYVTEAGTGGSGACVPSPSVANQSLCYGTTGAVTKIRNGTQERILTGLPSLALPDGTDTSGASRYQI